The region CAGAGATTAGACAGGCCCGGGGCAATCCGTTTTAACTTGGATCTAGCGTTCTGAATGGCTCTTTGTATAAGCGCCAAATAGCaagtctgcaaacaaaacagtccggggagcatcagagccaggcTAGTCAttcctgaaaaaataaaacaaaaacaaaaaaaaactttgacaaaaaaacaaacaatatatcCACAAATTATGGACTTCTGTGAGAGCAGCAGGAAAATGTAACTGCAAATGAGCAGTTTGCACGGTGGTCCATTTATCTGCAGAGCgcagaaataaactaaacaaaaagacGTTCAAAGAGTTGACATCATATGCTGGAGAAACCTTTCAAGGCCCTCTATTTGGCTGATGCCTGAGACATTTTTGGCTCAAACAGAAGAGAAACCATTGTTTCCACTTGTTAGAGATTACTAGACAACACGCACATTTCTatcacacacagaaaactaaagctGGTTTGAAATGAACTGAGATTTATAACTTATGGTCAAGGtatgttaaaattaaatcattacaCCAACTTCTACAGAATctaatgcaaataaatgcaacttttagATCACAACCCAACATTCAGACCCATGTGGCCTTTTGAGGCATTTAAGGAGACCATATTTACACTTGTGTCATCCCGTCAGGTTAGTAATGAGGTAATGAACCTGTTGAGCAGTCTTAGCTCTAAAACCCTAAAGTCAGAGCAGATGATGATCAGGTCTGCGTGTGCCATCTGTTATCATACACTCATCTAATGACTGAACTGTTGATTTGactcagaaaaataaaggcAGAAGGATGCAGCTAACCAACACGTGACGGTGAAGGGTGAGCACACTAAATGTGACTTAAAGAGAAAAGGTAAAATGAAAAGAGCTCATTTCTGACACAAATTAACAAAGGTTTTTAGTATTCAAACAAATAGATTTAAAtatacagaaacatttaaaagttcaGAATGAGATAGACATCAAAAAGCCTAAATATTAGgttatagaaaaagaaaaaaaaccccattaaaACTGGAGGTGTGGCCGAGCTACAGAGTGCAGTGTGTAATTTAGCAGTAGTAATTCCAGCCTGCAACCACTGGCAACTAAAAGAGAGAGCCTTTGACCTCTGCTTGAACGCTCCAGCCATTTGACAGAGCAGGCGTAATGCATTATCAAAGCACACAACAACTCGGGGAAAGACCAAGACTACTTCAACACAAACCTTTAAACACGCAAAACaactcctaaaataaaaaattgcagCGCTGTGACCACGAAATCATATACTCTCTTTGTGCTCGTTTGTCTGATCGGAGGCTTTTAAAGTGGCCGAGCAGCTGTTTGTGACAGAGCAGAGCCCAGtggaaaaactgaaatcatcGGACTCAGCAGCCAGCAGACCAAAGGactgcagaaaggaaaaaaaaaaaaaaaagaaaaaagaaaggaaaagcacACTCAGTGGCTGAACGGGCTGTGAAGGACACAcagaatttgttattttttatgtagcAAGGGTGGACAGATTGTAGtagatagttttattttgattgtggAAATCCTCAGCTATCAGTAATCAAAAATGACGGTTTACCAATTTACAGTGAGACTGTTTCGTACTTGGCTTGGCGATGATGACCACCTTCTCCCCGGAGTGAGGGGCCGGGTACCGGCTGCTGTCGACCATGTCCTCGCTCGATCCGAACTCCAGCACCTCCACGAAGCTCAGAGGCACACTCCACTTCAGGAGGAACTTCTGGTCGAGCGGAGCTTTTCCACTGCCACTCCCACTCCCACTGCCATCCTGACATCTGTAAGAGAAATCAAGAAGGTTAGGTTGTGAAAAAGGCAATTTGGTGTTAAAAAACGTGGTTCGTCTTCTCTGCTGTGTGTGAAATAGATAAATAAGCAAAAGATATATAAAGAGGCAAATGTCACTAATctaaattaacacatttttgttcaaGTCAGCATATATTTCCAGGGTTATCCACTCAAGAAATGCGCTAAGAGAAAGTTTAAAGGTTAATGAGAAGCTTGGGTTGAGGTCTGCCCTACCGGATATTGGGTGTGGCGCACATGAGCACATCGTTCAGGAGGAAGAGGCGTCGCTCCTTGGTTTTGATGATTTCACCACGCTCATTGTAGACCGTCTCTACCATGTTGTCTGAACGAATCAGGTAGCGACTACCATTACTCAGCAGCTGTGGGACGAGGATAATAAGTCAGTttaatcaaaaatgtttgatgaaATCTGTTTAAGAACAAAAACGCAGCTCAGAATAGAAATGAGGAACTATGGAGGATGAAGAATAATCGGACTGTGTCAGGGTGTACTGGCTCCTGCTTCCCACAGGTTTTCTGGAACTCTTCTGTGAAAGTGCCCATTTTGGATGAAAGCATTTAAAACGTATGATTCAGAGTAATTAAAGCCCACAAAGAGCGAAACTTTACAGCCCCACATAGGAAGTCCTGTAAGCACCTGTTAGCACAAAAGCTGGAGTAGGTGGCACAGACAGACAATTATAATGTGGGATGGCTGGAGTATAAGCACACGTTGTCCATTGCTATACTCAGAATATGAACTCAAGATCAAGTGCTTGAATGGCTACTTTCACAAAAGGACAAAGAGAAAAGCCAGAGCCTGATGAGcaatcagttaaaaaataaaaaataaaactctcctctcttaaacaataaatacaggAAAATCTGGCCAAATCAAAATGACAGGCCACACAAAGTGCCTTCACCATTAATTCACATTACAAACATGCAGCCCTACAGTGAAACGTGCAGACCTTGTTAAGGTAGCGTTCGTTCACGGCCTTCGCAATGTGACGGATCTCACAGCGCTGGTCggcttccctctttctctcgtTGAGCTTCTCAGCCAACGTCTCCAGCTCGGTCAGAGCCATCTGGAGGGGCAGACGGTCTGCGTGACCCACCGGTGTGTTCTTCAGCATGTCCTGACAAAGACGACAAGAAATTCAGCATTAATCGAGCAAAGCAACAGCTTTGTGCATATCAGTAACTCTGCTCAATTATTTCAAGCATTTGATGGAGGAATGCctttttgtaattgtttattCTAGCAGCATTGATGAATCTGCAGTTATTTCTCTGCTCATATATATAATAatagttaaaactaaaagactcCAACATTTTCAGACATGAGACACAGATAAATCCTGGGCAAAGGGAAGCAGAGTTCAAAGAATAACCATTTTACTTCAGAGGTGCTTCCCAGATGATTCAAACCAAGGGTCCTCATTTTTGAGTATGAGACTCCCTCTGCTGGTGAGTTTATATACAACatagctgtgattttttttaattaaaagaaattacagtaaaacattttcataccTGAAGGAGCAAAATAAACTGTGGGAATCTCTGTATGGGTTTCATCATCAGGCCATAAAGAGTCATTCTGTCACCGCTGGCTTCTTGACGATGCTGCACATGAGGACACGTTACTACATTGCAGCAATGCATATAGCAGATTTTTGTAATAAagaattaaatacaaaaatagttaCAAAAGTTTAAGACTTTTCAtagaaatgtgcaaaaacaaacatgttttttttaaaggtaaaaaaaaagtctttatgaAAGACTAATATACAGCACATATTTCTGCACTTCAATTTCAGGGTTAGattaatatttttgcatttagtaAGAGACTTTCCAACCTTAAGGAACTCCAGGAAGCCAGGTTTGGAGGCACACGTCTTCCTTACGACTGCCATTGCAGTGCTAAAGTTGTTCACATACTCGCTGTAGGCGTCAAGCACCATGGACTTGGAAAActgtacagaaaataaagattgGAAAATTTAGAAACATGTCAATACGTGATATTTAACAGGAACAGAAGTCACATTATAGTTCCCAGTTCCTTTTTTAAGCATTAACCataagtggtaaaaaaaaaaaaaaaaaaaaaatcagtgttaCCACAACTAATCTGTAGATTAAAGTGTGTGCTTACCGATGCCACAAAGACGTCCCCTATCATCTCCAGGCCGTCCCACTCAGCCACCCGGCTCGCCAGTGCGAtctggaacaggaagtggcactGCAGGATCTCACGCACACGATAGAAGACCATCTTCAGCTTCCTGTCGCTGAGCAGCCTGGGCTCCATCTGGGACAGGGGCTTCTCATAATGCTGACAAAGCAGACAGCACGATGTTTAATAACCACCACTTCTTAACTAATTTGACATGTTTGCTAGCCTTACTCACACACCTCTAATATCCTCTTGAGTGCATCGAGATAGTTTTTCTCACTTTCTAAAATGGAGCCCAATATACATCTTCTTatgagctgtaaataaaaaaaaaaaggttgttatAGGTCCTCAAGCGTTGCTGTGAATTCTCTTACCAGCTGTTTACCGTACTTCATGTAACTCTTAAATGTTCATTACCTGCTGCTGCGTAAGACTTTCTGGTGTTGGACCCAGAACGGGCTCAACATTGAAACAGTCCACCTCAATAAAAAGTTCAGACTCGTCCTCAAAACAGGTAGACTTTCtctctaaaaaatataaaataaataaaaactgaagacaaCTAGACCACAGTAAGAAATtacttaaaacacaaacagaagaggtAATACTTGGCATGAACATCCAAAGGCTGACCGTCTTTTCTGGATAACTTACCCTGACAGAACGACTTGGTTTTGATGAAGGAGCGCCCCTTCTTCACCGCAGCTTTGGTTTTCTCAAGTCCATCTTTAGTTCCCTCCCTGGCTGCCTTCACCAGCTTGTGCATcttgaagtaaataaataaataaatgaatttaaaaataaatagaaaataactCAGCCTTATGATTTCCCATGAGAAGCTTCAGCCTGTTAGGGTTTAGTTGACTTTTGTCTAAACCTATGACTAAAAAGCAACAGAGCTACATGGGACAGGAGTGTTAGAGTAGAAATGAGGATTTATGGGACAACATCAGCTGAAACTGTTCTTACACATTAGTGCCACAGTCTAAACATGTTGCCGGTGTCTCAGTTTACTGTGGACTATGTTAGAAAACACTGTACCCCAAGCTTCACAACCTTGCGAGACTTGTACTGAAGCAGAGCGTGTTAAACTTCACGTTAACCCATCACCACCAGGCCCACCACCACACGAGAGCAGGACGAAGGTACCACATCAGTGAGAAGACGCCAAAGAGTGGAGTTAGCCAGACGGCGAGACTAATTTTTCTAGCACAAAACACATGAGGTGAGCCTCGGCTAATTTACCTTCAGCtcgtgtttctgttttaactgCTGCAGCTCTACCGTTCCCACTGTACTTGCCATTAGatctttcatctttttctcATAGTGTTCTTTCAAGCGTGTCAGATCTTGGGAGAGCTAAACGAAAGCAAAGCAAGCGTTACTGGTTATGGTTTCAGAATTTTGTTTCACCTCAGGGTTTCAGGGAACTCGCTTGAGGGAACTTTCTTTTCTTAGTATTTGGAGTTAGAATCCTGACATAATATCCTTCAAGtgttgtttggttaaaaaaaaagaagcaaaatattaaGATTTTATGTCCATGGGcacctctcttcttcttcttctcacaggcaatgaaagaaaattaagtgcattcttttaattaaaaaaaattacaaaaactgtataaatatttaatgaaacagCTAGTTTTAGACaacccaaaaacacattttacttaTTGTTATTTCCTGgaccattttgttttattttaacatttaaaatgaaaaatcatgAAACTCATTTCGGTATTTAGATAATTCACAATAGTTACAAAATCTTCTATATTACTTGTCCACAACTTCAAATTGTTTAGATGATTGAAGAGATTTTTAGGGACTCATTTCTGTTGCATCAATGATTCATCACAAAGTGAAAAACAATTCAAAGTAAAAattattatacttttttatGCCTATAGTTGTCAAATATCCATTTTCAGCACATAAATATCACAGTACAATTGATTAAACAATAATTTTCCACAGATATAGTGGTAACTTATCTAACTAGACATTTGTGTGAAACAGATATATGGAAggtagagggggaaaaaaatgcaagcaTTGTTCAATATATTGACACAGGACTTGGTTACTGGCAGGAAGCCATGCTGGGAAATGGCGGGGTATTACTATACTCACATGAATCTTCTTCTGTGGTGGTTTTCCTCTCAGGAAGGCATTGGGCAGGCCGTTCTCAGGCCGACTCTCTCCGTCGCTGGCCTCGTCGTAGCTTTCAAACTCACTAGAGCTCCAGCCGTTGTCGAGGGAGCTGCTGCAGCCGCCTTCCTCACTCACCTCCACGTCATCGTAGATCATCTCATCTGGATCTGAGCGAATCCAGCGCACAGACATAAAAGATGTCAAGAAATACCGCAGCTTTGTTACACCCTTAAGTAACTTAAATAGATTTATATTGATTTCTTTAGAACACCTTCAACAATAATGGAACCTTCTAACTAAAGACAATCTTCATAAAAGTTGATTTGTAATGTAATATTGAATAGCATGTAAGAACAATAGATAAGAatacaataaatgtttattttttatgtttaaagaataaaaatatataaattttgaTAGTCTTAATGTGTTTTCAGTCACAGTAATAAGTTATTACAGCATGCAGACTCGAGatggaaaccaaacaaacagtgCTCCTAAACTGCACAGTACAGACAGGAACCTGGTGATTTTGTAAAATCTCAGCGTGAAAAAGAACAAGTACGAACCTGTGTTGGAGTCAGAGTTCTCTCTGGGCACATCATCATAGATCACCTCATCCGGACCTGAACAACATGTAGAAAACCACACAACAGTTAATTCATTGCTTCTCACAACAGACACCTGGGTTACTCAcacaacaatcagaacaaaagtaAGAAAGATCCAAAAGAAcagcaggcacacacacacacaagggccTGCTTcctcaaacaaaaaagggaaggaAGTCTCTGGGAATACAGTTGTGTcaaaaagaaaacgaaaaaaGGATAGTGGTAGTCTGAAGGCATGAATTGAGACAATCCAAACAGCAGTATCGCCGTATTTTAACTGGATGTTAATCATCATCCCTTACTTTCCATCCAAGCAGTATTGGCAGGATCTGCCGCCCATTTAGCCAGAGCATCTTCCTCTGTAATAGGTGGATACTCCTCACTGAAAACACTTGGAAAAACAATACAACTTCTGTCAGTATTTACCCTGACATTTCCTGTAACTGTACAATGAAGAGAATACCTTACATATGTCTcttaaaaagattcaaaatatataaaattatttatactAGCACGTTGTGATTGTGTGTTATGGGACGCACCTATCAGCAGAGGTGATGCTAGTCCCTATGACactcactgaaacagaaaagataaaacGTTACATAAAGAAAACGTATAACAATATACAGTACAGTATTCTGCCAGCAGCTTCCCTCTAAGGTcctatagtttattttaaaccaaactttaaAGCAATATTTGCATAATattcttcagaaaacaaacccaatacatcatcaaaacaaaaggattaACTATGTTTCTAATTATAAAAATTACAAGTCTATTCTCAACACTTGTTCCAACCACACTCCCCACAGTGATTTGCATTGTAAAAGCAGAACATGCATAACTATTTTTCACTTTCCAAAGTTTTTTAAATCTGCCACTAGGTGTCACTAATGACTCCATtaatataaaacttaaaatatttattgcaaaTGCTTCACACATTTCACTTCGGCATGCCCCTAATTTAGGATTTCTGCTGTGCTCTTGTTCTCCTAAAAATATCATGACAAGGTGATaatgtagttatttttattttagtaaaaataatctTTCTAATTAAGACTTAAATCATTTTCAAGACTACCAAACATTTCAAAGCCATTTGCTCAAATAAAACTGAGTATTTCAGCATGGCATGACCTTGGTAAGATAATAACAGTGAAATTAGGCTGCTGAGGCTGCCAGTCCACAAGCTGGGACTGCAAGATTTCAGAGAAACCGGAAAATCCTCACAGCCAACACAGATCTTTGGGGAGGTCTAAATTTAGTTCCTACTTCCTTGTGGCAAGgctttaggaaaaacaaaagagaagaaaggacAGGGGATGGAAGCAGCTGAGACAGCGGTACGTGACGAAGCTTCGATACGCAACACACTCGGAACTACTCGGGATCATTTTCTGATCAGCATTCTTATAGTTTAGAATTATTTCATAAACTCTTATGAAGAGAAGTCGTTTCAAATGTTCCCCGGTTGCAGGTTCTACTTTACCATCTTCATCCATGGAGAGATGTCGAATGATGACAGGTGTGGTGTAGGCTGGTCTGATGAGCGGCACCCCAGAGGGGGTCGCGTAGCCACATGGCACAGGAACCGAGTATCCTGAAGTAACGCCAGGGGAGCCGGGGTGGACATCCTGGACCTCGCCCTCCCTTTCTTTTGGCTCCAttggtgaggaagaggaagaggagggtccATGCTGCtggtccagctgctgcagctggatggGAGTGATATCAATCACAGAGTAGGGGTTGACTTTACCCTGGGAGGAGGTCCTGAGGCACTCCCGAGGAGGGTCAGGGTCATTCATGGCTGCCTGTTGGCCTTCAGTGCCTAGTGAGGGAGAAAAGatacagttttcagttttcagactgtacatattttagtttgatttcCCCTCTGATTGCATTTCTACCttgttttaggtttaaaagCATCACAATGAAAACACTGCGGCAAAGCATGATCATTCTGAATGATATGTTTAATGAACATGAGCATATGGACTCTCCAATGTTTGAGCTTAACAATGacgaaaattatttaaatgtgttttgatcaCAAAAGAGTAACAGCTGGAACATTGTAAAATCCTCTGCTACAATACTACAGGATGAATGAGGAAAGATAAAAAGCAGAGGCTAATCCTGCCTCCTGCTGCTGTCAGGACTTTCAGTGATAAGAAGCAGATCATGTCCACCAGGCAGTTAGAGATACAAGGTGTCATAAGGAGGAGACAGCCCTTCTTTATGTCCAAACTTTAGCCTGAGCTGAAGAACCGAATGGGAGCCAGATACTAAAAATACAGAATGCCAGGAGAATGTGAGGAATTTTCGATTACtgccaaaacagaaaactgtacTGCATTTAAAAGGCACCATTTACAACTAACCATTTTCTAAGCACAGATTTAGTGTGGACGACTCATcccaaacaaaaaagctgacatgAGATCAAATACTCTCACTAAAGCCACAAGTAAAACGTCAACACTTTGGTTTACTAACCTGTACTTTTGGGATCTGTCTGTATGTCATAAccaagaggaggaggtggagatggAGGTGGTGGTAAATCTGTTTCCCTGTCATTAGTCCCCTCAGCAACAGATGTCCCTCCGGCTTCTGTTGTTGCTCCACCTGCTGAGGAGGATCTGCTCGTCGCAGCTGTAGGGTCTGCTGACGATGAGGCTGTATTGGAGAAAGGTGCTGGAGGGTCCAAGATGCTGGGATAGCCTTCAGGGTGACTGGCCACAGAGCTGAGCTTGCTCTGATCCTCGCTGATGAGAACTTCAGGAGGTGGAAGTGCCTCGGGGATGTCATCACCGCTGTCGTCAAAATCAAAAGCTTCTCCCTCGTCTTCATCTTCAAATGGGTTGCTGTCTGCTAACACTAGATATGGAAGAGTCAGAGATGTCAGCTGAGGAATTAGATCCCTTCAATATCAACATTTTCAttgattaaattaataaaaacaaaatagacagtcttgtagtttttatatcagcattttcagatattttacaaGCGGTTCAAGTGAATATTACACAATAATAATTAAGGGTGGGCTGAGTTTTCTTACAGAAAGTTTTACGTCAAGGATTAGcaccaaaaaaacagaacatcagctgCTTTGCTTTATAGCAAAGACAGTTTAGTGTCAAAATACACATTACTGTAACCTTCACAAAAAAGGCGTCACATCCACTTTAGAGCAATCACTTGGCAGCAGACAGGAAGGAAACAAGAAGTATTTTTCCAGTTTCCACTCTGCAATTAGgccaaagggaaaaaaaagtttcaactCCCTTCAGTGAAGAGTACAGCCTGGGCTTAAATGATTTCTcatgtgatgaaaaaaaaaaagtgtgggaCCAACTGAGCCAAGAAACTAAGAGTTGGTTAAATGAGCTGGAACATACAAACTCATCTGTCAAATCAGCGGGATTCTTAATTTGGCTCCAAGAAGACTAACAACAGCATTGTGGGACTGATTTAGGGGTTCAGAAACAGACAaagtcttaaaaacattttctccaaataGATCTACTTAAAATCTATGTTATGGTACACAATCATTTTAACAGAGCATGAACCAAACAGTATTTCACAATGTTTAATCCTTCAGCTCttgcaaaaatataaagagaagcaacattttcttttgggTCTCAGTAACTCCAGTGTTTGTCACATTGCTGCTCACAGATGCCACAGATTCTTCGGGGGCACATTTCACCACCAGAGCAGCTTAACTGTATTGACCTTCAgtctaaagttttatttaaactctgtcACTAATATCCTGACTGCATCCccaatgaaaacagaaaatacctCGCCAAATCAATTTCCTTTCCACCCCAAGAGAATGTGATACTACACTGGTGGGTGTGCCGAAATAGCTCAGTTGGGAGAGCGTTAGACTGAAGATCTAAAGGTCCCTGGTTCAATCCTGGGTTTTGGCATTTTTAACCCGACACAGAGAGGGTTTCCTCTGTCATAACAGTTGCTAATTTGTCTTTATAGCATTTAAAGCAATTGCGTGGTTAACAATATAACAGATacgttttttaaaatacattgcATCAGCAGTTATCAAGTAAATCTTAACTGAAAGAAACCCCAGgcaacagaacaaaaccttTGAAGTCGCCGATAGTAAAGCACACAGCTTTAAATCACCACCATGTCTCCCTCAGGCTCTGACGGAGAGCTGTTCCACCTCTCTGTGTGAGAAAACGGTCTGGGACTAATGTTCCAGGTCAGCGTTGTGATTCCATTTCCAAATGCATCCATGACTGGCGGTGTGAGAAAAGAGAGGGGGCAAAGAGCAAACCTGGAAACTGAGATGTTATCAGTCTTTTCCCCTCCTGTGTAACAATGAACTGCGTGGAGCGAAGTGATAAAGCACGGCTAGTTCACAGCCAGAAAGGCTCAAAAAGACTCAATAAAATTCAAATACAGAGGGATCAATAATCATGTTAATATCATCGACAGAGAGCTAGAATGAAGCAGGTCTTGATCTAATTCGATTTTGCTTGGCTCTAATTCAAAGCTGACATTCAGTTGTGAATATATCCAATGCCAGCCACATGAACTGTTCCCAGATTATATTTTATCTAATagatcttttctttgttttcaccaTTTTAAGTGCAGAAACCAGGGAAAGATCCAGAATGAAAAAATTTCAGccttaaattacaaaataataatttcaggatggaatattttattttagccacTTTGTTTCACTTATTTCGCATTAATCTTCACACCACTACCACTCTTACTACTGacattaatatttattgtaGACACCCTTCAGAGCACCACAGCCAGAAATAACCAAATACAGTTCAAACaggtgaacagattttaaaaatactaaaatctaatttagattaaaactcCTCACAGCAGATGGCTGCTCCATAAATGGAATTAACGttaagttacataaaaaaaaaaaagtcattaatgTTCAAAAGCACAAGATTCAAACTTGGTCATATATGCAACGTTCATTTATTAACAGGTTTTAAGAGAGTAGTGCGGAACCTCCCTTCCTCCTGAACAGCCTACGTAGCAGGAAGAAAATCATCTCCATATTTTGTTCTGATGACAAAGCAGCAATTTGGAGCCACAAGATCTGCAAACTGTTTAGCACTTTATGTTCTAAAGATTAGAACATGTGCGAATTGCAGCAAACTCAGAGCTGAAATGCTCTTTTAGCTCCTTGAAAAATGTTCCAGGTTGTCTATGTTCTGGGTGCtgttgggtaaaaaaaaaaagcaccttatATTAGTGGAAAAATGACAGAGAGCGGGCTGTATAGGTGTATGTGCATCCAGCTTAATCATAAACCATGTTGGAAGTTGATCTTATAGTGCAAGTACATACATGactacagcaacaaaaacaggaataacTCATGTGAGGAGCTTCCAGTTTTTCTAATCCCCCCCAATgctaaactgaaataaaaagcatcaCTTTTGGGGATTTCTGTCTGTATTCTTAATCTGGTGGGAATGTGAGGAACAAGATCAGACTGAAGGATGCAAATGTGACCCAGAGACTAGAGGAGGTACCCATTGTCAATTCATAACGACAGTGAGAATTCTGTTCAGAAGGCTTATCTCCACTGTGCTCTATAATGATCTGCTGAAATGAGTCACCGGGTTACAATCCGCTCCTGTAAGCCACCCCTGGCAACAAAGCAAGTGACTGACCAGCTGGAGACGAAGCATTTTGTTGTCCCcagaagctgtgtgtgtgtgtaagcacatctgtgtgtgtttgcatgcgaGCTTCTGCAGCAGTATACAGCCTGGTATTGAGGCACACTGGCTGGAATTCACAGTAGCGCAGCACATTTTAGCCTTCTTATTCTCTTCGTTCATCTGCCCACACACTTCACAGTGGCAGAGAGGAATCTGTTGTTTACTCAGACTGTCCAGCTTTAACAGACCCTCCTGGAAATGATCGGCCACGCAACAATCCACAGCAGCCAGTACATAAATCTAACGGGACgcgttttaaacaacaacaacaacaacagtgtctcaatttaaaaaaacttttttaagtttttagtgGATAATGAAACATTCTCCTGTGAACAATTACACTTAGCTGTAACTGaccatttgttttttcctttttaatttaaataaaaagcatataAAACAAAGATCATCAAAAAACTAAGTAAAAATCATATAATTTACAAGCTCTTAACATTATTTGCAAATTTCAACAATTAACTAAAATTAACAAGCTAAGAACAAAGGTACTGCTGGCACAGTtcataagaaaacacaaaacaggagtGCTATTTACTCACATTGTTTGGAATTAAGGGAGTgtgtttctagtttttttttttgtattgggTACAAATATACGACACCATGACTCAAGAATTTGGTGTTATTAGCACCACTCTCTAACCAACACAGCTAACCAGCTTCGTCCCACATGTCTGCTTGATGTAAAAGGAAATATATATGTTACATCTGGATGATAAAAGTTTTGT is a window of Kryptolebias marmoratus isolate JLee-2015 linkage group LG10, ASM164957v2, whole genome shotgun sequence DNA encoding:
- the arhgef10 gene encoding rho guanine nucleotide exchange factor 10 isoform X3 — translated: MDMEDFPPPPPEMLADSNPFEDEDEGEAFDFDDSGDDIPEALPPPEVLISEDQSKLSSVASHPEGYPSILDPPAPFSNTASSSADPTAATSRSSSAGGATTEAGGTSVAEGTNDRETDLPPPPSPPPPLGYDIQTDPKSTGTEGQQAAMNDPDPPRECLRTSSQGKVNPYSVIDITPIQLQQLDQQHGPSSSSSSPMEPKEREGEVQDVHPGSPGVTSGYSVPVPCGYATPSGVPLIRPAYTTPVIIRHLSMDEDVSVIGTSITSADSVFSEEYPPITEEDALAKWAADPANTAWMESPDEVIYDDVPRENSDSNTDPDEMIYDDVEVSEEGGCSSSLDNGWSSSEFESYDEASDGESRPENGLPNAFLRGKPPQKKIHMHKLVKAAREGTKDGLEKTKAAVKKGRSFIKTKSFCQERKSTCFEDESELFIEVDCFNVEPVLGPTPESLTQQQLIRRCILGSILESEKNYLDALKRILEHYEKPLSQMEPRLLSDRKLKMVFYRVREILQCHFLFQIALASRVAEWDGLEMIGDVFVASFSKSMVLDAYSEYVNNFSTAMAVVRKTCASKPGFLEFLKHRQEASGDRMTLYGLMMKPIQRFPQFILLLQDMLKNTPVGHADRLPLQMALTELETLAEKLNERKREADQRCEIRHIAKAVNERYLNKLLSNGSRYLIRSDNMVETVYNERGEIIKTKERRLFLLNDVLMCATPNIRCQDGSGSGSGSGKAPLDQKFLLKWSVPLSFVEVLEFGSSEDMVDSSRYPAPHSGEKVVIIAKPNKLYMGPGQLYQDLQNLIHDLSLVNQISTMISNLKGNYQNVNPTVAQDWVSGLQRLILKKEEEIRAADRCRIQLQLPSKQDKMGKPTYFSAVFNTHSPAIKQSWISNLQMAKLALEEDNLQGWFFADDDGNQIKKQKHPLLLRQMPVVMSKLQEFKVECAVHNPEPHVNTETTADTPVVGHGCVWVASCTNQMGQIAIVAMQNSSPKVTECFNVESRILCMAYVPTEHLHENGEKVPENSHVLHAKTTNNPTVCLGMEEGSIIVYKSSQRSKKVRLQHFFTPDKSTVTSLVYKSHCLYAGLVNGSVAIYSKSQDGLWSCDKPKLLKLGVLPVKAMLAVEDHLWASSGGQVFIISTHSHCVERQLEAHQEEGMVVSHMVVAGVGIWIAFSSGSTLRLFHTETLEHLQDINIATTVNNVLPGNQRVSVSSLLVCHGLLLVGTNLGVTVALSVPRLQGIPKVTGRGMVSLHAHNSPVKFLTMATAVCNQPSGLPSSTPSSSPQESQDADGAQPSSDPTPNPPQGRGVWLGEAGCTTMALQDSLSSSSCGSLAPSQGSLEHGPEDGALYDMLHDPVHHQKGLRSSKVDVSSLLVVSGGLGHRRVNKKSKQSRHEDNTSTIMIWQIPLLNM